One Camelina sativa cultivar DH55 chromosome 3, Cs, whole genome shotgun sequence genomic window carries:
- the LOC104776226 gene encoding protein MIZU-KUSSEI 1-like — protein sequence MPSNLLFSFTKNKLNIHFFNFTLKSQLSFQTEKTQIMRTMVDLGKQRDQHYHHMQIITTPTTVDCAREFRLRRTLRSLIECMLPYCCTYQQPPSPSHQNDTVSVSSSTSSSSSSDHSSSSSSSSHSNSIVSGTFFGHRRGRVSFCLQDSTAVGSSPLLLLELAVPTAALAKEMDEAGVLRIALECDPRRSSNSRSSSIFDVPVWSMCCNGRKMGFAVRRKVTENDAVFLRMMQSVSVGAGVVPLDEEEQTLYLRARFERVTGSSDSESFHMMNPGGSYGQELSIFLLRS from the coding sequence ATGCCATCAAACCTACTCTTCTCCTTCACCAAAAACAAACTCAATATTCACTTCTTTAATTTCACTCTCAAGTCTCAGCTTAGCTTCCAAACagagaaaacacaaatcatgaGAACAATGGTTGATTTAGGAAAGCAAAGAGATCAGCACTATCATCACATGCAAATCATAACCACTCCAACCACCGTAGACTGTGCCCGTGAATTCCGTCTCCGACGAACTCTCCGATCACTCATCGAATGCATGCTCCCATACTGTTGCACTTACCAACAACCACCTTCTCCTTCACACCAAAACGACACCGTCTCAGtgtcttcttctacttcctcctcttcctcttcagaccactcatcctcatcctcctcctcctcccataGCAACAGCATCGTAAGTGGAACTTTCTTCGGCCACCGTCGTGGCCGAGTAAGCTTCTGCCTTCAAGACTCAACCGCCGTGGGATCTTCACCGCTTCTCCTCCTCGAACTAGCTGTTCCCACGGCGGCTTTAGCCAAAGAAATGGACGAGGCAGGTGTTCTACGTATAGCCCTCGAGTGTGACCCTCGTAGAAGCAGCAACAGCCGCTCGTCTTCGATCTTTGATGTTCCCGTGTGGTCGATGTGTTGCAACGGAAGAAAAATGGGATTTGCCGTGAGGAGAAAGGTGACTGAGAACGACGCCGTATTCTTGAGGATGATGCAATCTGTATCAGTCGGAGCCGGAGTTGTGCCGTTGGACGAGGAGGAGCAGACGCTGTATTTGAGGGCGAGGTTTGAGCGAGTCACTGGTTCGAGTGACTCAGAATCGTTTCATATGATGAATCCGGGTGGTAGTTATGGACAAGAGCTTAGTATATTTCTTCTGAGATCGTGA
- the LOC104776224 gene encoding uncharacterized protein LOC104776224 yields the protein MKYKPHKLIVTALRKNKIKIKTLFIFSLQPPLSQYLFLFPLLLPSSPVLLGLFSYTLKLANLAIENHNHKLNFGAFKANHKKVMGPMIRTEEEEDCTIPPWLMPMLRGSYFVPCSIHVDSNKNECNLFCLDCAGNAFCSYCSVKHKDHRVVQIRRSSYHNVVRVNEIQKFIDISCVQTYIINSAKIVFLNERPQPRIGKGVTNTCEICCRSLLDSFRFCSLGCKLGGMKRGDSTLTFSLKGKHGREYQGGSESDEATTPTKMRKTNAFNRLMSGLSISTVRFDDYGPGGGDQRSSSSGDEGGFSFSPGTPPIYNHRNSSRRKGVPHRAPF from the exons ATGAAATATAAACCGCATAAACTTATCGTGACCGCCttacgaaaaaacaaaataaaaataaaaaccctttttattttctctcttcagCCGCCGCTTTCACAATACCTCTTCCTCTTCCCTCTTCTTCTACCTTCTTCTCCAGTTCTCCTAGGTCTCTTTTCCTATACACTAAAGCTCGCAAATCTGGCTATCGAAAACCACAATCATAAACTCAACTTCGGGGCCTTCAAGGCCAATCACAAGAAAGTCATG GGACCGATGATAagaacagaggaggaagaagactgTACGATTCCACCGTGGTTAATGCCAATGCTACGAGGGAGCTACTTCGTCCCCTGTTCGATCCACGTCGattcaaacaaaaacgaatGCAACTTGTTCTGTCTTGATTGTGCTGGAAATGCCTTTTGCTCTTACTGttcagtcaaacataaagaccATCGTGTTGTTCAG ATACGAAGATCTTCGTACCATAACGTGGTGAGAGTGAATGAGATACAGAAGTTTATAGACATCTCTTGCGTCCAGACGTATATCATCAACAGCGCAAAGATTGTGTTCCTCAATGAAAGACCTCAGCCTAGAATCGGCAAAGGTGTTACAAACACTTGTGAAATCTGTTGCAGAAGCCTCCTTGATTCTTTCCGTTTCTGCTCTCTCGGCTGCAAG CTTGGAGGGATGAAGAGGGGAGATTCAACTCTAACCTTCTCTTTGAAAGGGAAGCATGGTAGAGAGTACCAAGGTGGTTCGGAATCAGATGAAGCTACAACACCAACTAAGATGCGCAAGACCAATGCTTTCAACCGTCTGATGAGTGGTCTTTCAATCTCAACCGTTAGATTCGATGACTACGGTCCAGGTGGTGGTGATCAAAGGTCTTCAAGCTCTGGTGATGAAGGTGGTTTTAGTTTCTCTCCGGGAACACCTCCGATCTACAATCACCGGAACTCAAGCAGACGAAAGGGTGTCCCTCACCGTGCTCCGTTCTAG
- the LOC104776225 gene encoding uncharacterized protein LOC104776225, whose translation MGICVSFNQKNPDTSPTVKIVTVNGDLREYNVPVIASQVLEAESAAASSSSSSSRPSSYFICDSDSLYYDDHIPAIESETPLQADQIYFVLPVSKRQNRLTASDMAALAVKASVAIQNSVGKESRRRKKVRISPVMMLTGSNDSGNETTVKKGSRSVVSKTAPFKGSGGFNRSGSVRNLRRYTSRRAKLAVRSFRLKLSTIYEGSVV comes from the coding sequence ATGGGAATATGTGTGTCGTTCAATCAGAAAAACCCAGATACTTCGCCGACGGTGAAGATCGTGACGGTTAACGGCGATCTACGTGAGTACAATGTTCCGGTAATAGCATCTCAGGTTCTTGAAGCCGAGTCAGCAGCAgcttcgtcgtcttcgtcttcctctAGACCTTCTTCTTACTTCATCTGCGATTCCGACTCACTCTACTACGACGACCACATCCCGGCGATAGAATCCGAAACGCCGCTTCAGGCCGACCAGATCTACTTCGTCCTACCGGTTTCTAAACGTCAGAACCGTTTAACGGCGTCCGATATGGCTGCTCTCGCCGTTAAAGCGAGCGTCGCGATACAGAACTCCGTCGGGAAAGAATCACGTCGGCGGAAGAAGGTTAGAATATCTCCGGTGATGATGTTGACGGGTTCTAACGATTCGGGGAATGAGACGACGGTTAAGAAAGGATCACGGTCGGTTGTGAGTAAAACTGCGCCGTTTAAAGGTTCGGGTGGTTTTAACCGGTCCGGTTCGGTTCGTAATTTGAGGAGATATACTTCGAGACGAGCTAAGCTTGCGGTTCGATCTTTTAGGTTGAAGCTTTCAACCATCTATGAAGGCTCCGTCGTTTAG